A genomic segment from Gracilinanus agilis isolate LMUSP501 chromosome 1, AgileGrace, whole genome shotgun sequence encodes:
- the LOC123230791 gene encoding G-protein coupled receptor 22-like → METHVDLPVLETHDGPGAGATVGSPEDAGWAGGPFPGGFRASLAGVLLLELALGLGCNAAALLLHRARAGPRASASARLTLSLHVLDTLICALCVPLSVAVLLLPTTAPRVPASARPANLLCRFHEAGVTFSGVATAAGVLAVSLDRYDMSARPARRRLTPARALLLLAVAWLLSLAAFFLPFVEAGFAPGAWDEASGADNRTGVSCVGTGGGWGVAGRGAPAGRGHLLVQIPAFVAALVGLLVTYARVLHALSAGLGARASRRRRRGKRRGHSCGSGAGAGEARGLSPMPPRAAPAPGPAPPPPALQTSVSVILALRRAVRRHRDRRARRRRVLRRSLLIVSSFVGCWAPLSVGNLLLLCMGPSERLARLRLCCLAAAYGTTVLHPLLYAFPRRTLSRALRNQARRHTVCALRPEPPAPAAAIVRNSWLGMRKGSGEAEEAGDRGLGLGEQPPD, encoded by the coding sequence ATGGAGACCCACGTGGACCTTCCGGTGCTGGAGACACATGATGGACCAGGGGCAGGGGCTACAGTGGGCAGCCCTGAGGATGCTGGCTGGGCTGGGGGACCGTTCCCTGGGGGCTTCCGGGCTTCCCTGGCGGGCGTGCTGCTTCTGGAGCTGGCACTGGGTCTGGGCTGCAACGCTGCTGCCCTGCTACTGCACCGGGCCCGAGCCGGCCCCCGGGCCTCCGCCAGCGCTCGCCTCACCCTCAGCCTTCACGTGCTGGACACGCTCATCTGCGCGCTTTGTGTCCCGCTCAGTGTAGCCGTACTCCTGCTGCCCACGACGGCGCCTCGCGTTCCGGCCTCGGCGCGCCCCGCAAATCTGCTCTGCCGGTTCCATGAGGCCGGAGTCACCTTCAGCGGAGTGGCCACAGCCGCTGGCGTCCTCGCTGTGAGTCTGGACCGCTATGACATGTCTGCGCGGCCCGCGCGCCGCCGTCTCACACCAGCGCGCGCGCTGTTGCTCCTGGCCGTCGCTTGGCTCCTCTCCCTGGCAGCCTTTTTCTTGCCCTTTGTGGAGGCCGGGTTCGCCCCGGGGGCGTGGGATGAGGCCTCGGGTGCTGACAACCGTACAGGCGTGTCCTGTGTAGGTACAGGAGGAGGTTGGGGCGTGGCGGGCCGAGGGGCGCCTGCTGGCAGGGGCCACCTGTTGGTGCAGATCCCTGCCTTCGTGGCTGCTCTCGTGGGGCTGCTGGTGACCTACGCGCGTGTCCTCCATGCACTGAGCGCGGGCCTCGGTGCAAGAGCTAGTCGGCGGCGGAGAAGGGGGAAGCGGCGAGGGCACAGCTGTGGCTCTGGGGCCGGGGCTGGAGAGGCCCGGGGACTGAGTCCGATGCCGCCGCGGGCCGCGCCTGCCCCGGGTCCCGCGCCCCCACCGCCAGCCCTGCAAACTTCAGTGTCTGTAATTCTCGCGCTGCGCAGAGCGGTGCGCAGGCACCGCGACCGGCGGGCTCGGAGGCGTCGGGTTTTGCGCCGGTCGCTGCTCATCGTCAGTTCTTTTGTGGGATGCTGGGCTCCGCTGTCTGTGGGCAATCTGCTTCTTTTGTGCATGGGCCCCAGCGAGCGGCTGGCCCGCCTGCGACTCTGCTGCCTGGCGGCTGCCTACGGTACCACGGTGCTGCACCCGCTCCTCTACGCCTTCCCTCGCCGCACGCTGAGTCGGGCACTCCGAAACCAAGCCCGGAGGCACACCGTGTGCGCCTTGCGACCCGAACCACCTGCCCCAGCTGCTGCTATTGTGCGGAATTCCTGGCTAGGAATGCGCAAGGGCTCCGGGGAGGCGGAGGAAGCCGGGGACCGTGGTTTGGGCTTGGGAGAGCAACCGCCCGACTGA